The following DNA comes from Rosa rugosa chromosome 5, drRosRugo1.1, whole genome shotgun sequence.
TTTATTTTAATTCCATTCCATTCAATCTTTCTTTTATTCTATAATTTTCATTTGCTAACGTCCAAGCAAAAGGCCAAGATAATCGGttggcagtttttttttttttttttttgatgacattCGGTTGGCAGTTGATACATTGCTCGCGGGCTTGTTGAGGAAGGCGTCAAGGCCCGACGAAAGTTCCATTCCAGTAGGATATTTTGACATTTCTTTAATCATTCATGAATGagcttttattttgttgttggtaTGTATAGGGTTATAAACTTATAACCTTCCCAAAAGCCATGCACATTGTTTTGGCTAACAGAAACAGCAAGAACCAAACCCTAAAGTCAGGTCACTTCACCCTTCTTTAGAACCTTGTAAAAATAGTAATCGTTTTCTTTATGTGGTCGATATGAATAATTTTGTAAATCGAAATATTACCTAATGGCATACATAAAAGCTTTGCTTGCTTGTACGTAATGCATTTGAGACAATTTGTTGCTTTTAGACGCAACTATGGAAGGGCAAAAGATGCTTTTGTCCGGGAATATCCAAGTTTCAGTTTGTTTTCCTTCTTTAATATTAGATATTCATGCAAAATTAATCATCAGTAGGTAACTAGTTATGCTAATTATCAGATATAGTGATATACTAATGGCGCTTTAGCTCATTTTCGGGAAAGCGCTAGGGAACAGAGGACTCCCTGCAGTTTACCCTCGTTGCTTTTAGTTTTGATTCTTTTGGTTCCAATTATGAAAGAGGGTTTAACATCTTAATTTTATGTGTTTCATATTAGTTCATATTATTCAATTACATGCTACTCAATggatatttttttcatttaaacgaAACAAATCATACCCAAGAATTGATTTTGAGCTAGTAATGAAACTCTACCCAATCAAAATTTTTTGTGTTTCATattagttcatatattttattaAATGCTACTCAACggatattctttttatttaaacgAAACAAATCATACCCGAAGCATAAATTTCTTAAAAACTACTCTAAAAAACCCTAACAGAGCACCGCGGTGCTCTAGCCTTGCGCATACTGCCGTTTGCGTCCGGACACCATCGTCTGTTGACGTGTTTCTTCTAAAGCCTTGCGCACACTTGCGCCTAGACGTGGTTGCTTGCTTCCTTGGTTGGTGTCTTCGTTGGTGATAGGTTTCGTTTTGATTTCCCTACCTCTACACTAATCGGGGCGTCTCTTTTGCTGGTGTGGGTGGACCTGTGCTACCAGAAGGAGACGTGGGATCGGGTGCAGGTGGTGGTTGTGCTCAATGTTGATCGGTCTCGCTGATACTGATCAGAGTGGAGGAGAGGCAGACTCAACAGTTCGGGTTCCTGCTCTGGTACTAATCAGCTTGGCCTGTTGTCCGTGAAGAGGCCAGAGATGGAGGTGTTGATGCTATGTTGGCAGGGTCGTCCGCCTGAACCTTTGATGGCGGCGGCGATGATGGATTGGCAGAGGTAGATTGGAGTTTCTGCCATTGTTTCTGGTTGTTACTTGGCCTGGGCTTGGGATTTTGGGATTGGTCTCGTGGTTGGGCTGGTAGGGTTTGTCAAAAGCTCTGACCCTTTTATAGGGAAAGAGCCCATAATGGTCTAGTTGCTTTAGTTCGAATAATTTTATATGCTAGTAAGAATGTCTTTATGAGTCTTGTGGAAGTGCTTAGCTttagcgtaccacaattgcgtgctcggcgtGTAAGATTAGGTAAACTAGATTGCCTGCAAGGCGATGTATTTTTTATGTGgcatagactactctgagcAGAAATGTTTCAATGGAGTAGTCTTCGTACTATTTTTTATCTATGAACCGGAGCATACTATTGGTATGTtctatttataaaaaaaaaaaaaaaaaactcaaaaagacaTTATAATGCAAACTCTGAGCTAGTAACGAAACTCCAGCCAATCAATGACAAATTCCTAACAAGATTCAAGATATTAAAATGCCTCCGGAATAGCACAATATCCTTCTTCAAGATCATGCTATCACTCAAAATGATCCATGAAAACACTAAACCTAAATGAAAGATATCAAacgaaaaaatatatatcaagGGTCCTTCTAGTGAGagatttctttttttgaatattttaagGGATTGCTTCTTAGGacaacttttcaatcacatatggacatctcgaccgttcaatttttaggtctatatgagtagactacttatgcaaattttcagccaaattgataatcatttaGGTATTtataactgcgatttacaattatagacattaacggttcaggttggacagatttagtAAACggtcaccaatttggctgaaatgcAGAAGTAATATATTCATAGAGTCCTAAGAACTGGCTAGTCGAGATGccgatatgtgatcgaaaaatagATCTCATAAAAAATCCCTTacaatgattaaaaaaaaaatttctcaataAAAGGGCCTCTATATACACCTATTgctcaaacaatagaaatgaatttttttttcgttcACAAACAGACAAACTGGTAAACATGACTTACCCTTTTGGTTATTCTGTAGAGTGTAGATGATGCTTAAAGATTAGTCAAAGAAATGGCGTCAAAGAAAGATAGAGATTCAGTAAATAACAATGCTAATCCAGATTTTAGGTGTGGGTGTTCTGACCTAAACCACGTTCCCACGCCTCCACTATAAATGGTTTCTGTGGTCATCATATTAAACAAGTACTAGAGGAGAATACTATATGGGATTTGGATCCAcgtgagaaaaagaaaagatgagaaaaagagaataACAAAGTCGCAGAGttgattctttttttctttgctgaAGACAGCAGTTGATTCTTTGTTGTTTATAATATTCCAGTTCTATAATGCCAAGCTTAATTAGATCAGTTTATTAGCCTATATATGTTGAGCAAGATTAATGTTCAGCTTTCAGATCTGTGTaagcaaacaaaacaaacacctTATGAAAATCAATTAATGTTGCCTGGCCTGGATAAGCCCTCGGGTCGAAGTTTTGGTAAAACCTAGCACGAGACAACAAACATTAGAGGAGAAAGAGAGGTTCATTGGCCCTCCATGCATGTCGACACACGATCGAAGGAGTGATGAACTTTCCCCAAGCTAGCCCTCGTTAAGTATATATGGCCAATGTCATCATATACACGTCCGATTGATGACATATATGTCCGATTTGAACCACTGAACAACCCGTCTTTATTTCCGCATAGTGAATCGGATCGGATCCTATCACTACAGGAGAAAAAGCTTTCTCAGCAACTAATTCCAAGGTTGCCGTACCAGGCAATAGCCTCTAATCAAGTTGAGAGTAGCTAAATGAACCATGAACGTTGAACCACCTTCTTTCAAAATTCTTTGGGCTTCATTTCTTCACAAGAATTGGGTTTACAGAGCCATAGGATCACTAGCTTATATATAAAAGTCAGGCTAACTGGCCCAATAAGACGTAAAATCCAAATTACTTATTTTCTTGAGGGTAATTTTCTAATGTTATTTTGGAAGGCCCGAAAGTGTGTCTTCACCGTATTATTTCTACCGAAACGGATCGGTGGAAGCAAAATGTACTAAATTGTAACAAACAAATAGCGAAATTGATTACACAGAATATAAATTCAAAGGGTATGTGTGTTTGGCGAGATGGTACGATTTTCTATTTGAGAGGTTATGTGTTGGAGTCCCATCATAGGTGGAGAGGGgcgaagtttttttttttaaaaaaaaaacatataaattCCAATATATCTTTCTGTCTCAAACCAATAAAGTACTTTGCAATTGCATTTTCCTGTGGTAAAATATAATCAAAGGAGATGTTAATGAAGTTGGACAAAAAAGAGGGGATGTCCACATGCAAAGATTACAATTTGGTAGGGAACATTTTCATCAAATTTGCCTACACCTGacgcaaataaaaaaaaataaaaaaaacaaacaaacaaaaatcttTTGCCATGCATAATGATTCCCCATGCCCACTTTCTGTTGTCTGTACTCTGTTCTTCATTTCTAAAACTTGGCAGCAAGAAAGAAAGATTCTACTTCTTTGTTTAATACTTTAACATATATGAGCCATAAAGCATCTCTTTTAAAGTTTTAATTGAGCCTACAGACTTTTCAATACACACTTGACactagccaaaaaaaaaaaaaaaaagacttttcaATACACAGGTCTTCGCTATTATTTGCTGTAGAGGATATGATTGGAACTCCAAATCGATCAGTACCGAAGTGCAAAGGCTGTTAAGAAAATCCACTGTGGTCCTCATTGGGCCTTACCTGCGTCCTCCAGTGGGCCCTACATTACATTTGTGAAAAACGACGTCCTTAATAATGTACAATATCCCAAGAAAGGCTcttaataatgtttttttttttttttttttttttttaagtgataCATCTTAATCATCTTATTATAACGATATAACTAGACTCGTTATACATGTGTGAAAGAGTCAATAGACATTAGCACAAAATTACAAATCATATAATGGCGTCATGGAAGAAGGAAAGATAGAAAAGACGTGAAAAGAAAAGTTATATTTCCAGTGGGGTataattgaaattattattcgTCGTacaaatattttttctttttcaaaaaaacaagttgacaaaaattattaaaattatTCAACACAATTATGCCACTCGACTCTAATTAGAGCTGACATAGAGCACCTTATGGATCTcctgtgtgtgtgtctatatatatatatatatatatagtaatggagaaaaacaaaacaaaatctaCAACATAAACCCTCTCACACAGCTTTCTCTCAGATGATCCAAACAGAACGCTGGAGACACATAAAAGGAAAGACAGTTAAACCAAACAGAAGAATTATTAGTAACTTGACCTATACAATATGATCTACAACAAAGTTAGCTTCCTAATAAATATGCCTGAGAAGATGGAAGGAAACTGCACCGACATGCTTTTAATATCCGCTACAAGAAGCTGAATTCTCCAAGGAACATCACTTTTGCCACTGATGCAATAAATTAAAATCTTGGATTCTTCTTCAACAGATAGATTAGAGTAGTTGTAATAAGGAGCAGCTTTTAGACCATCACGCAAAGCAGTAACTTCTACCATAATAACGCTTGTAGAACCAATCTTCTTAGAGGCTGGAAAAAGAGGGTTACCATCACTATTCCTGATCACATAGCCAATTGAAGCAACACAATTTCTCACAGAACCATCAAAGTTTAGCTTAACAAAATCATGATTTAGGGGCTGCCATTTAATATGAAAGTACTTAGAAAGCTCAGGAGTAAAAAGTTTAAGATTAGCTTGACAGTAACTAGTTTTCATAACAGCAGCCCCAAAAAAGACTTTTGTAGGAGAAGGAACTAGTTGttgaaaaatttatttatttctagCATTCCAAATGGACCAAATTAAAAGAAACACTTGAATAATCTCCTCAGAAGTATAATTAGAAGAAGAACAAAGATGATCAAATCAGTtaggaaagaaattattttAGTACAAAGGAGTAGGGAAAATGAGAAACTAGATTCCAGACTGCAGAAGCAAAAGAATAATGCATAAAAATATGATCAATGGTATCTATGTAATACCCGagaaattcattattaatttcttgaaaTTTCTTGGAATTAATAAAGTATTCGTTAGTACGGTTTCGTGATTCGAGGATGGAGCGGAaatgtttcggacgaataattactcgaaacgttttattttcgaagggtcaaagggttgactttttattcgttgagtttatctgaaaacttccttcacaaaagttgtagagcgtgtcgatacgagttcgtggacgtGCGGAATACGAAAATCAGAATTCGTACGAGAAAGTATGGTCATCGGAAGTTATttccattttcagaaattttaaTATAAACAAGGAAATTTCGGAAATATCTTCACAAAATCCGAAACTTTCCTTTTTGGGCAAATTCCACAAACCCATTCTCTCTCAACTTTTCGgttgacccgacccgaacccggatTGAGGACCCGACTTTTCTGGCGAACCCAGGCGACGACACCTACCCAGATTTCTTCCTCTCCTCCGTCCGGTCCTCCCTACGGCGGTGGCTAGCACCACGGCAGCGCATCGAAGCGGCAAATATTGAAGGTGACGAACCCGATTTGTTCTTCAATCTCTGGCGACGGCTGGGCTTGAAACCGGTCTTGTTTTTCTCGTGGAAACATCCtcgttcgatccttggtggtggtTTTGATCGATTCTCAATGTAGAGCTGTAACTCAAGGTGAACAGTGATTCTCGACTTGCAGCGGCAATCGAGGCTGAGTTGGGCTTCGctccaggtattaaagttgatgCTCATAGTGTAAacttcattttggacggttggattaagTTGGTTTGGAGTTTTGCACGGCAGCGCGTCCGACCATGCCTTGGGCAGTTTCTTACTTCATTATTATCTActtgtcgatacgagcattttgatataggGAAAAATGTCCGTATGGTGCCCGACATtttcctccttataacttttggtacctgaacttaaaaaaatatcaatacggtaCCTGATGTTCTCAACTCGACCGAAAATAGGTACCTAGAGTCGTTAGCTCCGTAACGGAGGTTGCCAGGTGACAATTTTGAacttaaaatgaccaatttaccctttacttttttttccttatttattcttttttatataataaaaaaaaaacaaataaaagttttttatttttttattttattttattttataaaagaTGAATGTTCATCGTCACTTCCTCCTTGCTTATCAGTtattctttcttaattacttcttcatttcaattttcaatcatCCTTGAGAGCCGGTGGCAACAACAAAGATTGAACCTCTCTATCTTGCCCTATTTCAACTTTGAACCATCTTCTTCAAGTTTCAGTCAGGAGAAAGAATCCAGACGCACCTTATAAAGGCCAACCCAAATGATCAAATTTCAAACCTCTTCTTATCTTTCTGGGTTTCTTTCCACCTttgcttttctgggttttcttccccAATTTGATTCCAATCTCGTCCCACCTTGTTGACTTGAAactaaagaaaaatcaaactcTTTCTagctacttcttcttcttcctccccccccctccccccatCTGGCTTCTGTAAATCATATATGAAGCCGAGAAGCATCAAGATTCTGTTTCCGATGCTGGAGCTGATGGCTTCAAATCTCATTCCAAGGCTGACAAGAACGATCAAGAATCTGGGTTGGGTCCTTCCAGTATAGTGTTTGATACATTTTTCAAACCCAAAGACTTCCATTTGAATCTCTTTGATTTTAAATTTTTCAGAACTATGACTAGAAGCCAAGAAAGAAACTAATCAGAATTCAAgtccttccttttcttttcggCAACAGAGACTACACATTCATCAtactccacccaaatttgaaacaACACAGACAATCTTGTTTAGCCTATCACCCAAAGTCTCATCTTTCTACAAATCAAGCATAACCAACAACCAAAGTAGTTGAATTTGCTTGCAATGAATTAAATTTGGGACAGAAACATTCATTGTAAAAAAATGGAATTGTCGCCCATGTCCTCTTGGAGGCTGGTGGAGGACATGGGCGATGACGGCGGTAGCGGTCGAGTTGGACTCGGTGGTGGGTCGGCGGGAAGGCTCTGTGGAGAGATAAAAGTGGCGACGGTGGCGGGAGGTGATCCTAGTGGAGGAGAGGGGCAGATTAGGAGGACGACGGAGTTGGAAGCAAAGGACGGTGGAGACCCAGATGTGGATGGACATGGGCCTCAGGAACAGGATGCACAAGGGCCTGATGAAATTGAGGTTGGACAGGGAGTTCATGAAGAAATCGGGCATGGGCATGGGCCTCATAATGTTGAAGCATCCATGAATGAGTCAAAAGTGGAAAGAGCAAACAACAGAAGAAAGGACAAGGGCAAAGCTGTGGTTCAAGAAGATAGTCCTCCTACAAAGAAGAATAAGGGCAGAAAAAGGAAGGAGATGCAAAAGAGGTATGCTACTAGGTCTGGAGGTGAGAGTTCAAGGAGGCACTCTGTTCCAGATATGGATGTCTCCTCTGAAAGCACAACAGATTCTGAGGACCTAGAGTTTGATGGGATAGTGGATTCAGATAATGACCTACACAGTGAGGATGATGATGTGCAGTTTGAGCAGAATGTGGATGGGGACAACAGTAGAGTTAATGAGTTTGATGAGATGGGGTTCGAGGGGGAAATATTTGAAGGAGCTGAGACTGATTCTGATGGGTTACATAGTCTACATGGATCCTCAGGTGAGGAGGATGAGGACAGAGGGAAGTTCCCTGTTAAACGCAGGAGAAGATATAGTGAGTGGAGGGAGTTCAGGCCTAAGGAGGACATGAAGAGGCCTACCTTTGAGTTGGGAATGGAGTTTCCAAACTCCAAGGTGTTTTAGCAGGCTATAAGGAAGCATGCAGTTCAAACAAGAAAGGAGATCAGGTTTCCAACAAATACAAGACACAAGGTAATTATCTTGTTAATGAATGACACATTTTTTCCTTGTTGAATAAGCTACATTTATGATAGATGATTAGTTATGAGAGTTTGACTGTTTTCATTCTACTTTGACATAGGTGTTGGCAAGGTGCAAGACATCACCTGGTTGCCCTTGGAGGATTTATGCCTCCACTAATGACATTGATAATCCAACCAATTTCATCAGAACTTTGAGGCAAGAGCACCAGTGTGCTTTTTTTGGAAAGAAGGTGTATCATGTGCATGCACCTTTTATTGTTGAAGAGTATCAAGATTTTTTTATGAGTGATCCAAATTGGTCAAGGGAAGGGATGCAGAATGCAATCAACAGGGACTTTGAAATGGAGGTGGATTACCAGATGTGTTATAGAACAAGGGTGAAGGCACTTAAGCTTGCACAAGGGAGCCATGCAGATCAGTACAATTTGCTAGAGAGCTGAAGAAGAGGAATCCTGGAACTCTGTCTGGATTCACACTGAACTGGATGGAGAGGTTACAAGGTTCAAAGGATCTACATATGCATGGCTGCATTGAAGAAGGGTTGGAGGGAGGGGTGCAGACCCTATATAGGATTAGATGGGTGTCATTTAAAATCAGTTCACAAAGGCCAGTTGCTTTCAGCTGTGGGGGTTGATGGAAATAATGGGATTTATCCAGTTGCCTCGGCAATTGTGGAAGCAGAATCAAGGGAGACCAGGACTTGGTTTTTGGAATTCTTGAGGGAGGATTTAGACATACATCACAACACTCATTACACATTCATGAGTGACAAGCAAAAAGGGCTTGAGCTGGCTATAAAGGAGTTATTTCCAGAAGCTGCACACATGCATTGTTTGAGACATCTTCATAATAACTTCAAATCAAATGGACATCAAGGTTTGCATCTCTCTATCTTATTACTTTGGTTCCCTGTTTGTGATTGATTCAAATTGTGTGTAACAATTTGTTTGTATTCCTTTTGGTAGGATTGAAACTGAAACTGTGGGCTATTGCTAGAAGCTGCACAATGAATCAGTTCAGGGATGCTTCAGAGGACATGAAGAAAAGCTCAGTATCTGGTTGGAAATAGTGCATGGACAAACCTGCACACTTTGACCCCAAATTCAAGTGTGATATTCTGTTAAACAACCATTCAGAGAGTTTCAACAAAAGCATCCTACCAGCTAGGAAGAAACCCATTCTTAGTTGTTTGGAAGACATCAGAGCTGCCACTATGTTAAGGTTAGCTAATAGAAGACAATCTGGTCCTAATTGGAGGTGTAATGTTGGGCCAAGGATTGAAAAACAGCTGAGGAAGAATGCAGAGCTTAGCCATGAGTACAGGGTGTTGAAATCGGAAAAATCACGAGTCCAAAAGTTACATGGTGATGGTCTTTCAAAATAAATCGGAAAAGTGAGAGCCCGTTACAACAAATATTGATGCGCAATTATACGCTTGTACAAGCTGTTGCgagaccaaaaaaaagaagaagaagaaatacaTTCACACATCTCTGTTGATAAGCTTAAAGTTTATTAGCTTTGAAAGTCTATCCAAAGCTTTGACCAATTTCAAACGGCAAGCAAAGAGATGTTAGCTTTGACAAATTCAAGTGAGAAGCAAACGAGATTCATGGCTATTCAAACTATTCAAAGTGTAGTTACAGATAAGCTTGTCGTTCAAAATTTGAATTACAAGTTTGGGGGGCTAGAGCTATCTGCTATATAATGATAGTAACGTGAAGAGATCAAGGGGGAGAAGAAGACGCTATAGGggagaacaaagaaaaaatacaGAGAGCACATGCagcacacagagagagagagagagagagaagaaaaagaaaacagagaagaaaaagaaaacagagaagGAAGGTCCAAGCTTCACTACCAGAAAGCTGCATGTATATGTTTGCCTTCCCCATGATATGAGCCTCTCCAATTAATTCACATATGTCATGTAGTGGCCTTCTCTAAGACTCAAATAGGCCGTTCATGAACGACCACAACTATTAGAGTTCTCCCAAACCTGTCAAAATGACGTTGCTGCTCTCAAATGCTCAAATGCTTGACGCATCGAAACAAAACGGTTGTTCATGAACAACCTCGTTTCAATGCTAAAATTTCCTTGACAATGGCGCTGCTATGGTCGTTTTCCAAACAAAATTAATAGAGTGGAGGTTGTTCATGAACAGCCAAGATCCTCGATCAATGATCTGAAACTCATTGCATTGAACAATGGTTGTACACGAACATCTACGTTTAATGCTAGAAAGTCCGTTGACATGGTGGTTAGTTTTTCCATTTGATATTCCCAATGACACGACCTCAGTTTTACTCAAACAATATTATGGCCTCCCACCAAATCCATGTGCAAGCAGCTGTTGGCTAGGAGCGAAACATGCTTCAATTAAGCCGAGATGTGGATGCAGCAAGCATGGGGAAGATGATAAGCTGGAGATGATGATTTTTGTCCTAAACAAGCTTGAAGCATAATTATGCCCTTGAGAAGCCACCACTCCAAAATCACTCACTCACAGCCTTCACAAAAAATGGGAACTTCTAAGCCAAAAGATGATCATATAAATGTTGATAATTGACGTTGCTGTCCATATGCACCACACAACATTGCGTCTTCCATGACAAATGAGATCAAACTCACAGGTTAACTGGCAGCAATTATTAATCTCATCAAATAACAGAAGGCAAGAATGTGAGGAGGCTACAGGGACTAGGATTCAAGGCTtctcagaaattaaaaagaagccAACCAATGGCAAAGTGGACACCAACATAAATTAATGGTTTGATAAGAACATACAATCATTAATTTCAGAATTTTAAGAAAGTGAAGAGTTCCCGgtgaaaggaaaaaataaatgaaattctCTAAATCCAGATCCGTTGGGCCTCCTACAAAAGAAATGGAAGCAAGCCCAATCTACAAAGGTTCACTTCAGATATTGAGGTCCGAATTGAAAACCCGACTCGTCAAAATGACAAGTGATGACTCGGTGTAAAGCTTAACTCTTCCcagtgggtgtccaaatcacttTGTTTACTTGAGCCCGGCTACTTCGGAAGCTCGAGCCTGATTAATTTGCAGCCCAAAGCCCATCACAAGGCCCACTGCAAATCTCAGTACATCGGGTCCGGATCAAATCAACAGACACTCTACAATCTGAATGTCtgcaaaagaaatacatttgaTAGGTTCAAAATACATACACTCGTCGAGCCCAAAAGTTGGTACAAAACTAGAAATACAATTTCAAGAACTACAACGGTTTGATCCCTCCTTgggggtatgtaggcaatctagcaacccgctagatgcaaccacaaatccaaacagaatccctgactccaccagtcaaattcagccaGTCCTAAATtgaatcactgactccagtcaaattctcccaACACCAGAAATACAAATTCCTCtgaactacaatggtttgatccctttacagggtatgtaggcaatctagcgatccactagatgcaaccgcaaatCCAAACAGAATCTCTGACTCTGCCAGTCAAATTCATCCAATCCGAATCCCTGACCtcaccagtcaaattcatccAAACACAAATGACCTTAGACAcaaatcgaatccctggttCACTCACaccaaattcgtccaaacactaTTCTCATTCCAAAAAACAATACCCTCCAATGGGTCATCCACTCATTGCAattcttgaactacgagtggcttgatccctctccaagggtacgtaggcagCCCATTCAAatccgggtgcagccgcaacAACAACTAAAACACATTcacaattggtttcttcataaatggaatcaaagggtgtttccctgtaacaagggattgtaattaagagacacattctgtcttgaatgggtcgaacccgaaataattaaaactctattcactaaatgaatacgagtgaaattatgttgggtgacatttacgcTCCCTGTGTGCAATTTTTACTCAACACAGGGTTATCAGTTCAAGTGATAACATCTTTGAGATTCAAGGTAGAGGGGTAGCATGTGCCTCAGGTTTGGTGGCTGCACATTCAGTGTCATTGGATGCAAGGACCTGCACATGTAAGAGATGGGACATCTCTGGGGTACCATGTGGGCATGCAGTAGCTGCAATTCACTCTAAAGGGATGAGGCCTGATGATTTTGTGCATGAATACTTCACCATGGACACCTATATGAAGGCATATGAGCCCATTTTGTTCCCAATAGCTGGAGTGGCTGAGTGGGACAAGATACATAGGCCCATTCCACCTCCTCTTTATAGGAGGCAACCTGGGAGGCCCAAAATGTCAAGGAACAAGGAACCTGGTCAGTCATACTTCCTATTAGATAATTTTAATTATGTTCTTTTCCAATTTTAATACTGACTTTGTTGTGAAATGATGAGTTATATATGACTTTGTTCTACTTGTTACAATTGGTTTAAAAGGTGAAGTAGCCCCACCAACTGGAGCTGAGAAGTTGCCTAAAGTCTATTACCAACAGATCGCTTGTGGAATACGTAAGAAGAAGGGCCACAACAGGAGGACCTGCAAGGTGAGGAATCAGGTAACACTCTATATATCATTTTCTAGGTTCACA
Coding sequences within:
- the LOC133711365 gene encoding uncharacterized protein LOC133711365, which encodes MDKPAHFDPKFKCDILLNNHSESFNKSILPARKKPILSCLEDIRAATMLRVISSSDNIFEIQGRGVACASGLVAAHSVSLDARTCTCKRWDISGVPCGHAVAAIHSKGMRPDDFVHEYFTMDTYMKAYEPILFPIAGVAEWDKIHRPIPPPLYRRQPGRPKMSRNKEPGEVAPPTGAEKLPKVYYQQIACGIRKKKGHNRRTCKVRNQQGENVQQQQQEDEAVQQPENEEVLQQDPQEVDQVEPQDEYLPLQHLLFSEMQYIMQLLVYIVLKEYLELSVTF